Within Gemmatimonadaceae bacterium, the genomic segment TGAGACTCGAGCACAGTAGAGCAGCGAGCTGTGTTCGGTTCGACGCGCAGAGGAGGATTCCGTTATGACTCCGTGGAGATGGCGCGGTCCACATCAGCCGCCCGCAGGAGCGCGCGAGGCGCTGGCGGTGCCAGTCGAAGCCGTTATCGAATCCTGGTTAGGCGGTCAGGCGATGGACATCGCTTTCGCCGTGCTCGTCGCCAACGTAGCCATAACCAGGTATTTCGACGGCGAGCTATCGCCGGCCAATCGGCAGCGTGTCGAGGAGCGTCTGCACACGGACCCAGCACTCCGCGCCTGCCTGGAACTGCGCACCAAGAAACGGAACTCAACCGCACCGGACGGCGATGGCGACATTTTCTCCGATGCGGCGTTCGATACGGAGAAGCTCTTAGTGCATCTCGCGCTCAAGAGAGAAGGCATCCGCGTACCAGCGATAGCGACTCATCCGCGCCTTTGCGCGAGCCTTATCGTCGAGAGTGAGCGGCGGTAGTAGCAGGAATCGCTCTACACCACGCATGGTATCCTCCTTGACGCTAGATCTCCTTTAACGCCGAGAACAGCAGCAGTGCTATCACGAGCGACGCGGCGAAGACGCGCTCTCCTTGTCCAGCCAAGCGAGATTATGCAACGTGAAGAGTGTCATGTGTGTCATTGCGCTCTAGTCGCTTATGGCCACGAGGTGAGGCGATGTAAGATACGGCCGCCTCCTCGGGTGGTTAACTGAGTGCTGGCGAGTCGCCGTGCGCGCAGTAAGTTTCGCGCATGTTGACTCGATGTCGCTACGATGCCCGGTGAGCTGAAGTGGTGGCGCGCGAAGCCGCCCTATCTCCTCGGTGGGTCCGCCAGCTGGTTCGAACGGACAAAGGCCTATCCAGGTCGTGAGCTCGAACGACCGAAGCTGAGGGGAACCGTTCGGGTGTTCCGCGACGCCGATGCGTTCGAGCAGGAGAACGGCTCTCGTTCAATCGACGTTCCGCGTGCGTGGCTGGACGAGGTCGAGCCGCCGCACTAGCTGGGACGGCGCGCGGCGGTTGGAGCCTCACGCGCGACACTGTCGATCTCGTCGCGGCGATCGGCGAAGGTTTGGCACCCAGGACAATCCGGGAACGTGATCAGCATTCGTCGGCCGTCCTTCGCACAGCGTCAACGCGGGTTATCTGGTCGCGGCGAATCTTCTTCCTGAGTATGAGCTTCCCTTGAGCGGGAGCTACCCGATTGGCACCCTGCCGCTTCGTTCCATCACTACCGACGCGGCGGCGATGACCAGCAGCAGCGCGACGATGGTCGCGAGGATATCCGGCGCCATGAAGAAGTACCGCCACGTCAGAACGGCGATGACGACGTACGCGATCGCGAATGCCCAGAGGACAGGCGCGAGCATTCTGCGCGCCTCAGACGACAGGCCGCCGACTTGCCACGCGAAGAAGGCCGAGAACAGCAGCAGCGTTGTCACGAGGAAGCCGAAGCCAGAGAAAAACTCCCAGCACAACCGCCGATACTCGATAGAGGATGACGGATATCATAGGGCCGTGGACCTGCGTGACGACCTATCCCGGAATTGGCGACTGTGACACTTGTGTCAAACGGGCGTAGCTAACACCTCGGAATCGCGAGTTTAGTGTCTTGAAATGACCAGAGTGTCACACCACCAGTCCGCGAGCCCCGTCGCCTGCCGCCATCGCTCGACGCCACAGGCCGTGACAGCTCGCCGAGCCGGTTGCGCGTGAAGAGAACTACTCGAGACGAGAAGAACGATGGCCAGGCGAGTTGTTCTATTTCACGTTGCCTGGTGGACTTGCGTTGCGTCTCCGGGGGCGCTTGGTCGTAGCGTTCGTCGAACGCACGAATTGCCAGCTTGTTTCCAGCAGCTCTTTCAACGCATCATCGTCGAGCAGTTTCATGCGTGCGAGCACGCACGCGTACCCCTCATAGTGCGGCTTGAGATAGTAAATCGTCGGCGCGAAGGACAATCGCAGATCGCGCTCGGTAAAGCTCAACCGCACCAGCAATGAATCTGGCTCGGCAGACTTGTTGGTGGGGATGCACGTGAACATGGTCCCGCCGACTTTCAGCGCGGGCGCGCCGAACGAGGTGCTCTCTTCGACGTCAGACAGCGCGAGGCCGAGTCGGCGAACTCGCGCGAAGATGTTCGTTGGTTTGCGCGCCGCCATCTCTCTACTCTACGTGCTGAACGAACATTCGTCCAATGTCCGAGTCGTCTCATCCCGATCGAGAAGGCAACGCGGGGCGAATGAGAGTGGTTCTTCTCGTTGGGAGCTGGAATGCCAACGGACGCGCCGACCGAGAGGTCGAGACCTCGGCGGGTCAAGCTACCGACACGTACTCCGGCGGCACCACAACTGGCGATTCTTCGTCGCGCAGCATTGGTTGGAGTCACACTGCCGTTCTATCTGGCTTCGCCGTCTCGGTTCGCTCTCTTTGCTCTGACTTATCCAACCATTGGCGCGGTCGTCTATCAACCGTTGCAATACTTCGCCGCCGGGCTCACGTCAGCCGGCCTATACGTCATTGCGCTAGGCAGCTATCTCGCAACGCCGCAATCCAGCTATGCACCCTTGGGTAGGAAGGCGTCATGCGGTGGGTCAGCAATCACCCCTGCTATCGATCATCGTTACAGCCACAACCCTCGAATGAACACCGAGCGTCGTTAGCAAACGCTCAATGTGACCTGACGAGTACGAGACACCGCACACGGCACCATCACTGATCAATGCAGTGGAGCAGATACATCAGGAACGAATCGCCGTCAACGGATCGATTCTCGCCGCGCGCCGAGCTGGTAGCCAGCTCGCCAGCACGGCGACGCCGAGCAGCACTGCCGAGGCGCCGGCGATTGCGATCGGGTCGAACGGCGCGATATCGAACAGGACGGAGCGCATCACCCGGGTGAACGCAAACGCGCCGACGAGGCCGATCGCCGCCCCGATCGCGGCGAGCCGCGCTCCATCGGCGACCACGAGGCCGAGCACGTTCGCCGGCGTGGCGCCGATCGCCAGTCGAATGCCGATTTCGCGGGTGCGTTGCACGACGGCGTACGCGATCAGCCCGTAAATGCCCACCGCCGCGAGCACGAGCGCCAGCACCGCGAACGCTCCGAGCAGCAGGGTATTGAACGTCCGCTCCGCGAGCGAAATGGTGACGATGTTGCTGAGCGGCTGCAGGCCGACGAGCGGCAACTCCGGATCGAGCGCGTGTATCGCGCGACGCATCTCGTTCATCGTTTGACCGACGTCGGCGTCGGTGCGCACGACGTATGAGGCGGTACGCATCAACGCCTGGATCAGCGACGTGTCGGTCTGAAGTGCGGGGAAGAACGCTTCCGGCAGCACTGGCTTGTCGATGCCTGCCTCGCGCACGTCCGGAACGACGCCAACAATCGTGAG encodes:
- a CDS encoding MmcQ/YjbR family DNA-binding protein, translating into MAARKPTNIFARVRRLGLALSDVEESTSFGAPALKVGGTMFTCIPTNKSAEPDSLLVRLSFTERDLRLSFAPTIYYLKPHYEGYACVLARMKLLDDDALKELLETSWQFVRSTNATTKRPRRRNASPPGNVK